The genome window TTGAAGAGGTCGGATACTTTCTGGGTGATAAACGATTGGTGGAGCAGGAGGTTTACCGGCCCGTCAAGCTGGCAATGTTGTCCTATCAGATGGGGCGCAAGTTTGAAAAGAAAAAGGATTATGACAGGGCTATCGATCTTTACGAAAAAGCCTTGAAAGCCGATCCCAAATATGTCAAACCTATCGTCCGGCTGATGGAATTGTATTTGAGTTTGAAGCGGATCGACGAGGCAGAGGCATTGCCGGCAAAGATCGATGCAACCATATTGGATAATCCGGCAGTGATGATGAGCAGGGGAAAGCTGTATTATCATGACAAGGATGCAGACAAAGCCATGAAGATGTTTGCTGAAAGCCTAACCAGGGAAGAAACCCCGGACGCCTATGTCTATTCCGGCTTTATTTCCTATGGTAAGGGTTTGCGGGAGGAGGCGGAAGCCTCTTTTGCCCATGCCGCTTCCCTGAGCAACAAGTCGCCGGAGATCATGAACAAGATCGGCAAATTTTTTGCGGAGAAGGGCGAATATGCCAAGGCCAACGGTTACTATAAGCAGGCCTTGGAGGAAATCTTAAAGACCGGCGGTAAATGAGAAAAAAATGGCAAAGGATCTGGCTGCTGGCGGCAGCTGTTTTGTTCGGCTGGCAGGCGTTTGCCTTGGCGGCTGACGAAAGCGGCATGCGGATTGTGCTGCCCGGCAATATGACCTGTTTGTCCGGCAGCAGTGCTGCATTCGTCGTCGCTGTCGATCCCCGAAAGATTGACACTGTTTCCGCCGGCGTCAACAAAAAAACCCCCAGCGTTTTGCCGGTTGCCGACAAGGAACGAAACAGGCGGCCCGACGGC of Syntrophales bacterium contains these proteins:
- a CDS encoding redoxin domain-containing protein, with protein sequence MKKLLLSLFVMFCLLLSSECVSALRDLQTGEAIPPFSVSNAASKSFSLTELAGKKGTLLIFWQTSTKNSQKALRLLETNYAKWKKQGLEIVAVNVEEQNITEDDLKKIKAASEGLTFPMFVDFGLTLFDKLGVIALPTLILLDNNLVISREMSGFPLVGSQLFFEEVGYFLGDKRLVEQEVYRPVKLAMLSYQMGRKFEKKKDYDRAIDLYEKALKADPKYVKPIVRLMELYLSLKRIDEAEALPAKIDATILDNPAVMMSRGKLYYHDKDADKAMKMFAESLTREETPDAYVYSGFISYGKGLREEAEASFAHAASLSNKSPEIMNKIGKFFAEKGEYAKANGYYKQALEEILKTGGK